From a region of the Corallococcus coralloides DSM 2259 genome:
- the murB gene encoding UDP-N-acetylmuramate dehydrogenase, producing MQPGEVTPLAARVARLPGLDVKPGEPLAPLISVRVGGPAEALVRPRSPAALVELLRLSRDEGIPVTVLGGGANTLVGDGGVPGLTVKLPPDLFPEALDVGPDDGRVTLGTGAAIARLVNVMRAQGLVGAEFLAGIPGTLGGAVTMNAGTKNGECFRVVEAIEVATADGVGWLTKSQVPHTYRHATLPAGGIVTRVRFHLPKGDVVASKAAMDADLGYRKRTQPLSQPNFGSVFTNPPGDHAGRLIELVGLKGHTLGRAQVSTLHANWIVNLGGAAARDVRGLITLMQERVKEASGVVMHPEVKFVGVFLP from the coding sequence ATGCAGCCGGGCGAGGTGACACCGCTGGCGGCGCGCGTGGCGCGGCTGCCAGGCCTGGACGTCAAGCCAGGGGAGCCCCTGGCGCCGCTCATCAGCGTGCGCGTGGGCGGACCGGCGGAGGCGCTGGTGCGGCCACGCTCACCGGCTGCGCTGGTGGAACTGCTGCGCCTGTCCCGTGACGAGGGCATCCCCGTGACGGTGCTGGGCGGCGGGGCCAACACGCTGGTGGGCGACGGCGGCGTGCCGGGGCTCACCGTGAAGCTGCCCCCGGATTTGTTCCCGGAGGCGCTGGACGTGGGCCCGGACGACGGGCGGGTGACGCTGGGCACGGGCGCGGCCATTGCCCGGCTGGTCAACGTGATGCGCGCGCAGGGCCTGGTGGGCGCGGAGTTCCTCGCGGGCATTCCCGGCACCCTGGGCGGCGCCGTCACCATGAACGCCGGCACCAAGAACGGCGAGTGCTTCCGCGTGGTGGAGGCCATTGAGGTCGCCACCGCGGACGGGGTGGGATGGCTGACGAAATCGCAGGTGCCTCACACCTACCGTCACGCCACGCTGCCCGCGGGAGGTATCGTCACCCGCGTGCGCTTCCATCTTCCCAAGGGCGATGTCGTGGCCAGCAAGGCGGCCATGGACGCGGACCTGGGCTACCGCAAGCGCACGCAGCCCTTGAGTCAGCCCAACTTCGGCAGCGTGTTCACCAACCCGCCGGGCGACCACGCCGGGCGGCTCATTGAACTCGTGGGCCTGAAGGGGCACACCCTGGGGCGCGCGCAGGTGTCCACCCTGCACGCGAACTGGATCGTCAACCTGGGCGGCGCGGCCGCTCGCGACGTGCGGGGCCTCATCACCCTGATGCAAGAGCGGGTGAAGGAAGCCTCCGGCGTCGTCATGCACCCCGAAGTCAAATTCGTCGGAGTCTTCCTGCCATGA
- the murC gene encoding UDP-N-acetylmuramate--L-alanine ligase, whose amino-acid sequence MSSKTVSNKPGSLFKTRHAAHVHFVGVGGIGMSGIAEVLLNLGYRVSGSDLRESDITRRLAKLGATLYEGHKASNLVHADVVVISSAVRKDNPEVVTARQRKIPVIPRAEMLAELMRLKYAVAVAGSHGKTTTTSMVATVLSAAGLDPTAVVGGKVNVLDSNAKLGKSELMVVEADESDGSFLKLHPSIAVVTNIDPEHMDHYGDLETLQSAFVEFCNRVPFYGLNVLCLDNPNVQALLPRIEKRFVTYGSSHMADYRLEGIALDGFTTTFRAFRRDEDLGEFRVRMVGAHNAFNALAVVAIAEEMDIPLETVRSALAEFGGVQRRFTVRGEVGGITVVDDYGHHPTEVMATLSGARRAFGRRVVAAFQPHRYTRTHDLMKEFATAFNDADVLFVTSVYAAGEEPIPGATGDALAEAIRAHGHRDVTFVEKRADVAKALHERVREGDLVLTLGAGDITQVGPDLLNLMGAAKGG is encoded by the coding sequence ATGAGCAGCAAGACCGTCAGCAACAAGCCCGGCAGCCTCTTCAAGACGCGCCACGCGGCGCACGTGCACTTCGTGGGCGTGGGCGGCATCGGCATGAGCGGCATCGCGGAGGTGCTGCTCAACCTGGGCTACCGGGTCTCCGGTTCGGACCTGCGCGAGAGCGACATCACCCGCCGCCTGGCGAAGCTGGGCGCCACGCTCTACGAGGGCCACAAGGCGTCCAACCTGGTGCACGCGGACGTGGTCGTCATCTCCTCCGCGGTGCGCAAGGACAACCCGGAGGTGGTGACGGCGCGCCAGCGCAAGATTCCCGTCATCCCTCGCGCGGAGATGCTCGCGGAGCTGATGCGCCTGAAGTACGCGGTCGCCGTCGCCGGCAGCCACGGCAAGACGACCACGACGTCCATGGTGGCCACGGTGCTGTCCGCGGCGGGCCTGGACCCCACGGCGGTGGTGGGCGGCAAGGTGAACGTGCTCGACTCCAACGCCAAGCTGGGCAAGAGCGAGCTGATGGTGGTGGAGGCGGACGAGTCCGACGGCAGCTTCCTCAAGCTGCACCCGTCCATCGCGGTCGTGACGAACATCGACCCGGAGCACATGGACCACTACGGCGACCTGGAGACGCTCCAGTCCGCCTTCGTGGAGTTCTGCAACCGCGTCCCGTTCTACGGCCTCAACGTGCTGTGTCTGGACAACCCCAACGTCCAGGCGCTCTTGCCGCGCATCGAGAAGCGCTTCGTCACCTACGGCAGCTCGCACATGGCGGACTACCGGCTGGAGGGCATCGCGCTGGACGGCTTCACCACCACCTTCCGCGCCTTCCGCCGCGACGAGGACCTGGGCGAGTTCCGCGTGCGCATGGTGGGCGCGCACAACGCCTTCAACGCGCTGGCGGTGGTGGCCATCGCGGAGGAGATGGACATCCCCCTGGAGACGGTGCGCTCCGCGCTGGCGGAGTTCGGCGGCGTGCAGCGCCGCTTCACCGTGCGCGGTGAGGTGGGCGGCATCACCGTGGTGGACGACTACGGGCACCACCCCACGGAGGTGATGGCCACGCTGTCCGGCGCGCGCCGCGCCTTCGGCCGCCGGGTGGTGGCCGCCTTCCAGCCGCACCGCTACACGCGCACGCACGACCTGATGAAGGAGTTCGCCACCGCGTTCAACGACGCGGACGTGCTCTTCGTCACCAGCGTCTACGCGGCGGGCGAGGAGCCGATTCCGGGCGCCACCGGCGACGCGCTGGCGGAGGCCATCCGCGCGCACGGCCACCGCGACGTGACGTTCGTGGAGAAGCGCGCGGACGTGGCGAAGGCGCTCCACGAGCGCGTGCGCGAGGGCGACCTGGTGCTCACGCTGGGCGCGGGCGACATCACCCAGGTGGGCCCGGACCTGCTCAATCTGATGGGCGCGGCGAAGGGCGGGTAG
- the murG gene encoding undecaprenyldiphospho-muramoylpentapeptide beta-N-acetylglucosaminyltransferase: MKVLIAGGGTGGHLFPGIALAEEVVTRHPANEVVFVGTEKGLEARVVPKEGYPLELVKVQGLKGKGLIGLIKGLIALPLAFLASFRILSRHKPDVVVGVGGYASGPVVLAAWLMGIPTAIQEQNALPGLTNKILGRIVKVVFTAFEEARNYFPEAKVQMIGNPIRKKLMDNYLRSSSAHEKFSVLIFGGSLGARGLNNRVLEALDSLGDVKDQLDIVHQTGKLDLENVKKGYADKGFADVAQVVEFIDDMSSAYAKADLVICRAGATSLAELTVCKKASILVPFPHATDNHQEVNARALVDAGAAIMFRESELTGQKLAETLRGLMTDPAKLKQMAKKAGILGRPAAAKELADVCVDLTTQAWGPGGRDRGQKDVKKAPGSKA, encoded by the coding sequence GTGAAGGTGCTCATCGCGGGCGGCGGCACCGGCGGCCATCTGTTCCCGGGCATCGCGCTGGCGGAGGAGGTTGTCACGCGCCACCCCGCCAACGAAGTGGTGTTCGTCGGCACGGAGAAGGGCCTGGAGGCGCGCGTGGTGCCCAAGGAGGGCTACCCGCTGGAGCTGGTGAAGGTGCAGGGGCTCAAGGGCAAGGGGCTCATCGGCCTCATCAAGGGGCTCATCGCGCTGCCGCTGGCGTTCCTCGCGTCGTTCCGCATCCTGTCGCGCCACAAGCCGGACGTGGTGGTGGGCGTGGGCGGCTATGCGAGTGGGCCCGTGGTGCTGGCCGCGTGGCTGATGGGCATCCCCACCGCCATCCAGGAGCAGAACGCGCTGCCCGGGCTCACCAACAAGATCCTGGGCCGCATCGTGAAGGTCGTCTTCACCGCCTTCGAGGAAGCGCGCAACTACTTCCCGGAAGCCAAGGTGCAGATGATTGGCAACCCCATCCGCAAGAAGCTGATGGACAACTACCTGCGCAGCAGCTCCGCGCACGAGAAGTTCTCCGTCCTCATCTTCGGCGGCAGCCTGGGCGCGCGCGGCCTCAACAACCGCGTGCTGGAGGCGCTGGACTCGCTGGGCGACGTGAAGGACCAGCTCGACATCGTCCACCAGACGGGGAAGCTGGACCTGGAGAACGTGAAGAAGGGCTACGCGGACAAGGGCTTCGCGGACGTGGCGCAGGTGGTGGAGTTCATCGACGACATGTCCTCCGCCTACGCGAAGGCGGACCTGGTCATCTGCCGCGCGGGCGCCACGTCGCTGGCGGAGCTGACGGTGTGCAAGAAGGCCAGCATCCTGGTGCCCTTCCCGCACGCCACGGACAACCACCAGGAAGTGAACGCCCGCGCGCTGGTGGACGCGGGCGCGGCCATCATGTTCCGCGAGTCGGAGCTCACCGGGCAGAAGCTGGCGGAGACGCTGCGCGGCCTGATGACGGACCCCGCGAAGCTCAAGCAGATGGCGAAGAAGGCGGGCATCCTGGGCCGCCCCGCCGCCGCGAAGGAGCTGGCGGACGTGTGCGTGGACCTGACCACCCAGGCCTGGGGCCCGGGCGGACGCGACCGCGGACAGAAGGACGTGAAGAAGGCACCCGGGAGCAAGGCATGA
- the ftsW gene encoding putative lipid II flippase FtsW, giving the protein MKTSPPAAPVRFDPILLCAVLALVSLGLVMTYSASAVLAQDKLGDSLYFLKRQLSAAGLGLVAMAVGMKLGWRKLARLAYPLLLIAIVLLIAVAIPGIGTTAGGARRWIRLPGFSLQPAEIAKFAWVVYLSYSLAKKREKVATFSIGFLPHLALCGILVFLCMLQPDFGSSVLLVFMLFVLLFAAGTKLSYLVGSILLALPLAFVAIATSPYRMKRILAFLDPWAHRHDVGYQVAESLMSIGSGGITGLGLGDGRQKLFFLPEAHTDFIFSILGEELGLIGVGLLVVLYAIVLWRGIRAALAAGETFGTYLGLGISSIIAFQATVNMCVAMGLLPTKGLTLPFVSYGGTSLVVLMGSAGVLLSLSANTQGATRPVRTGTTDLREVTA; this is encoded by the coding sequence ATGAAGACCTCTCCTCCGGCCGCCCCCGTGCGGTTCGATCCGATCCTCCTGTGCGCGGTGCTGGCGCTCGTGTCGCTGGGCCTGGTGATGACGTACTCGGCCAGCGCCGTGCTCGCGCAGGACAAGCTGGGCGACAGCCTCTACTTCCTCAAGCGTCAGCTGTCCGCCGCGGGCCTGGGCCTGGTGGCCATGGCGGTGGGCATGAAGCTGGGGTGGCGGAAGCTGGCGCGGCTGGCGTACCCGCTGCTGCTCATCGCCATCGTGCTGCTCATCGCCGTGGCCATCCCCGGCATCGGCACCACGGCGGGCGGCGCGCGGCGGTGGATCCGCCTGCCGGGCTTCAGCCTGCAGCCGGCTGAAATCGCCAAGTTCGCGTGGGTCGTCTACCTGTCCTATTCGCTGGCGAAGAAGCGGGAGAAGGTGGCCACGTTCTCCATTGGCTTCCTGCCGCACCTGGCCCTGTGCGGCATCCTGGTGTTCCTGTGCATGCTCCAGCCGGACTTCGGCAGCAGCGTGCTCTTGGTGTTCATGCTCTTCGTGCTGCTGTTCGCGGCGGGCACGAAGCTGTCGTACCTGGTGGGCTCCATCCTGCTCGCGCTGCCGCTGGCCTTCGTCGCCATCGCGACCAGCCCCTACCGCATGAAGCGCATCCTCGCGTTCCTGGACCCGTGGGCCCACCGGCACGACGTGGGCTACCAGGTGGCGGAGTCGCTGATGTCCATCGGCTCCGGCGGCATCACCGGCCTGGGGCTGGGGGACGGCCGGCAGAAGCTGTTCTTCCTGCCGGAGGCGCACACGGACTTCATCTTCTCCATCCTCGGTGAGGAGCTGGGGCTCATCGGCGTGGGGCTGCTGGTGGTGCTGTACGCCATCGTCCTGTGGCGCGGCATCCGCGCGGCCCTGGCGGCGGGGGAGACCTTCGGCACGTACCTGGGCCTGGGCATCAGCTCCATCATCGCGTTCCAGGCCACGGTGAACATGTGCGTGGCCATGGGCCTCTTGCCCACGAAGGGCCTGACGCTGCCGTTCGTGTCCTACGGCGGCACGTCGCTGGTGGTGCTGATGGGCTCGGCGGGTGTGCTGCTGTCGCTCAGCGCGAACACGCAGGGCGCGACGAGGCCGGTGCGCACGGGCACCACGGACCTGCGGGAGGTGACGGCGTGA